From one Magnolia sinica isolate HGM2019 chromosome 18, MsV1, whole genome shotgun sequence genomic stretch:
- the LOC131233115 gene encoding ubiquitin-related modifier 1 homolog 2-like — protein sequence MRLTLEFGGGLELLCKSVKIHNVDVDLKAGEDKLTMRGLLSWVRTNLIKERPEMFMKGDSVRPGVLVLVNDCDWELSGQLDTTLEEKDAIVFISTLHGG from the exons TGGTGGCCTTGAGCTTCTTTGCAAGTCAGTGAAGATCCATAACGTTGATGTCGATCTGAAAGCCGGAGAAGACAAG TTAACTATGAGAGGCTTGCTGTCTTGGGTCCGCACCAACTTGATCAAGGAGAGGCCTGAAATGTTCATGAAAGGAGACTCTGT GAGACCCGGTGTTCTTGTCCTTGTAAATGATTGTGATTGGGAACTATCTGGTCAGCTCGATACAACATTAGAAGAGAAGGATGCGATAGTTTTCATTTCAACTTTGCATGGTGGGTAG